A window of Taeniopygia guttata chromosome 14, bTaeGut7.mat, whole genome shotgun sequence contains these coding sequences:
- the LOC140685064 gene encoding uncharacterized protein, with amino-acid sequence MSVPHTMIPSQTMILSLTQESYSSYNNPAPLTILSLTQPSCSSHNPTAHTILSLSQQSCPSHSNPAPLTTILPLSHNHPAPHTILQLTHKSCLLHTNPAPYTTTLSHSYSHTPILSHSTLPHTRILQLTQESYSSHTNPAPHTPILPLTHQSCPSHTNPVLHTSILPLSQSSPSHNPAPHTPILPLTQPPSHTHPHTQPSLTHQSYPSHTNPAPYTPILSLTHQSCPLHTNPAPYTPILPLSQSSPSHNPAAHTILPLTHQSCPLHNHPLTLILTFNPPSHTNPTAHTSISHSPPQTHSPSHTHPPPHTHSPSHTQVGAPGPLPWGRSSLIPLIPRSPREWDAQRVDKRHV; translated from the coding sequence ATGAGTGTCCCTCACACAATGATCCCATCCCAGACAATGATCCTCTCCCTCACACAAGAATCCTACAGCTCATATAACAATCCTGCCCCTCTCACAATCCTCTCCCTCACACAACCATCCTGCTCCTCACACAATCCTACAGCTCACACAATCCTCTCCCTCTCACAACAATCCTGCCCCTCACACAGCAATCCTGCCCCTCTCACAACAATCCTGCCCCTCTCACACAATCATCCTGCTCCTCACACAATCCTACAGCTCACACACAAATCCTGCCTTTTACACACCAATCCTGCCCCTTACACAACCACCCTCTCACACTCATACTCACACACACCCATCCTCTCACACTCAACCCTCCCTCACACAAGAATCCTACAGCTCACACAAGAATCCTACAGCTCACACACCAATCCTGCCCCTCACACACCAATCCTGCCCCTTACACACCAATCCTGCCCCTCACACACCAATCCGGTCCTTCACACATCAATACTGCCCCTCTCACAATCCTCTCCCTCACACAATCCTGCCCCTCACACACCAATCCTGCCCCTTACACAACCACCCTCTCACACTCATCCTCACACTCAACCCTCCCTCACACACCAATCCTACCCCTCACACACCAATCCTGCCCCTTACACACCAATCCTGTCCCTCACACACCAATCCTGCCCCTTACACACCAATCCTGCCCCTTACACACCAATCCTGCCCCTCTCACAATCCTCTCCCTCACACAATCCCGCAGCTCACACAATCCTGCCCCTCACACACCAATCCTGCCCCTTACACAACCACCCTCTCACACTCATCCTCACATTCAACCCTCCCTCACACACCAATCCTACAGCTCACACATCAATCTCACATTCACCTCCTCAGACACACTCACCCTCTCACACACACCCACCTCCTCACACACACTCACCCTCTCACACTCAGGTCGGagccccggggccgctccccTGGGGCCGGTCCAGCCTCATTCCCCTCATTCCCAGATCCCCCCGAGAGTGGGATGCACAGAGAGTGGACAAGAGACACGTTTAA
- the LOC115497277 gene encoding uncharacterized protein, translating to MVWAAPALAAVTLCLRVSTAPVRATAAALIIGAVLSSAEHPHLGPQVCELEPGTILASDPKILEKLKLCPALAGAQQDALNALLLSGDTAYGDPSGWDSQTLQDLGPLVLALNRTTLSLVAEAAREDFRRSIVTAYIRQGRSQRKKSLLLLRALAAASASSRPRLQRSGDSCPYGPITSSNIEDIILDIYFSPDWLTQLDLCLSNNVLIDNLETVLDMSIPKEGRWVLKKKVDEYFKDSGIPEEQLRHLGVLSRLYTEQEISKWSLNSSKTLSALLSPSGGDWTDSQVQQLLTVYLNHGGCLTGPLLRQIGGERLCNLQEEQIQQIPVRAIRTAGQLDISSCNQTKKELLYKKAQEAFASLASNPSPYYSLMRPYLGGAPAKDLKDLANTCAAINMDLSTFLTLNPEELQKLSVTDVKFLMGKNLQELKDAKDEPLVARWMQQQPQQELDCVLGIGLQGGQPVPTGTACPAVTCPAATSPASVTSTATLTTSPHPTSPASGTSTATVTTSPHPTSLTSVTPVPTTLPTDTSASVTPVPSTLPTAPSTSASVTSTATATTSPHPATSASVTSTATVTTSPHPTSPANVPSTATVTTSPHPATSANVTPVPTTLPTDTSASVTSTATVTTSPYPTSLTSVTPVPTTLPTAPSTSAGVTSMATVPTATPTAHPTVTSTVPCSTHQAATTDRATSPPVTLLSTLLATSSPSATPVPAVTSRATTSTSAGTSLAGTTHSSVTTVPNPSSAPTATHSTVTPVDSTSSPTVTTVPNPSSAPTATHSTVTPIDSTSSPTVTPFPKPSCAHTATPVPNPSSAPTATHSTVTTVPNPSSAPTATHSTVTSLPNSTSSPTVTPVPHSPSTPDATPAPVPSSTPIPSSTPTPSSTPTPSSTSIPSSTPMPSSTPVPSSTPISSSTPISSSTPIPSSTPIPSSTPVPSSTPISSSTPIPSSTPIPSSTPIPSSTPISSSTPIPSSTPIPSSTPIPSSTPIPSSTPIPSSTPIPSSTPIPSSTPVPSSTPISSSTPISSSTPIPSSTPVPSSTPVPSSTPIPSSTPTPSSTPVPSSTIPTQTSLGSSTAVPCQPSSPPDPSNPSSSPKTTPGSVPEPPDTTSNGYITLKPAPGSGSRLCSCLALLLAATVGTILLGGLP from the exons atggtgtgggcagccccagccctggcagccgTCACCCTGTGCCTCC GTGTCTCCACAGCCCCGGTGAGAGCCACAGCG GCTGCCCTGATTATTGGAGCCGTCCTGTCCAGCGCTGAGCATCCCCA CCTCGGGCCGCAGGTGTGTGAGCTGGAGCCGGGCACCATCCTGGCCTCggatcccaaaatcctggaGAAGCTGAAGCTCTGCCCGGCGCtggcaggggcacagcaggaTGCCCTCAATGCCCTGCTCCTCTCGGGGGACACAGCGTACGG GGATCCTTCGGGCTGGGATTCCCAAACTCTGCAAGATTTGGGGCCGCTCGTGCTGGCGTTGAACCGGACCACGCTGAGTTTGGTGGCCGAG GCAGCACGGGAGGATTTCAGGAGGAGCATCGTGACTGCCTACATCAGGCAGGGCCGTTCCCAGCGGAAgaaatccctgctgctcctcagggctctggcagcagcctcagcctccTCCCGGCCCAGACTGCAGCGCAGCGGGGACA GCTGCCCCTACGGGCCCATCACCTCCAGCAATATCGAGGACATCATCCTGGACATATACTTCTCCCCTGACTGGCTTACCCAGCTTGACCTGTGCCTGAGCAATAATGTGCTAATAGACAACTTGGAGACTGTGCTGGACATGTCAATCCCCAAAGAGGGTCGCTGGGTCCTGAAGAAAAAGGTGGATGAG TATTTCAAAGACTCAGGGATCCcggaggagcagctgaggcaccTGGGGGTGCTGTCCCGGCTGTACACGGAGCAGGAGATCAGCAAGTGGTCACTGAATTCCAGTAAAACCCTCTcggccctgctcagcccctcGGGAGGAGATTGGACTGATTCCCAG gtgcagcagctgctcaccgTGTACCTGAACCACGGGGGCTGCTTGACGGGGCCCCTGCTCCGCCAAATCGGAGGCGAGCGCCTGTGCAacctgcaggaggagcagatcCAGCAGATCCCTGTTAGAGCCATTAG GACTGCTGGGCAGCTGGACATCTCTTCATGCAACCAAACCAAGAAGGAGCTGCTCTACAAAAAGGCCCAGGAAGCCTTTGCCAGCCTGGCCAGCAACCCCAGCCCCTATTACTCTCTGATGCGGCCATACCTGG GTGGAGCTCCAGCAAAGGATCTGAAGGACTTGGCTAATACTTGTGCGGCCATAAACATGGATCTGAGCACCTTCCTCACCCTAAATCCTGAGGAATTGCAG AAACTCAGCGTCACCGATGTGAAGTTTTTGATGGGGAAAAACCTCCAAGAGCTGAAGGACGCCAAGGACGAGCCCTTGGTGGCACGCTGGATGCAGCAGCaaccccagcaggagctggactgCGTGCTGGGCATcggcctgcagggagggcagccCGTGCCCACGGGGACAGCCTgccctgctgtcacctgccctgctgccaccagcccGGCCAGTGTCACCTCCACGGCCACTCTCACCACCTCTCCTCACCCCACCAGCCCGGCCAGCGGTACCTCCACAGCCACTGTCACCACCTCTCCTCACCCCACCAGCCTGACCAGTGTCACCCCTGTGCCCACCACCCTCCCCACTGACACCTCAGCCAGTGTcacccctgtgcccagcaccctccccactgcccccagcaccTCGGCCAGTGTCACCTCCACAGCCACTGCCACCACCTCTCCTCACCCTGCCACCTCAGCCAGTGTCACCTCCACAGCCACTGTCACCACCTCTCCTCACCCCACCAGCCCGGCTAATGTCCCCTCCACAGCCACTGTCACAACCTCTCCTCACCCTGCCACCTCAGCCAATGTCACCCCTGTGCCCACCACCCTCCCCACTGACACCTCAGCCAGTGTCACCTCCACAGCCACTGTCACCACCTCTCCTTACCCCACCAGCCTGACCAGTGTCACCCCTGTGCCCACCACCCT ccccactgcccccagcaccTCGGCCGGTGTCACCTCCATGgccactgtccccactgccacccccaCAGCCCATCCCACTGTGACCAGCACAGTGCCCTGCTCCACCCACCAGGCTGCCACCACAGACAGAGCCACCTCCCCCCCTGTCACCCTCCTCAGCACCCTCCTggccaccagcagccccagtgccaccccagtccctgctgtcacctccAGGGCCACCACCAGCACTAGTGCTGGCACTAGCCTGGCTGGTACCACGCACAGCAGTGTCACCACTGTCCCCAACCCCTCctctgctcccactgccacCCACAGCACTGTCACCCCCGTCGATTCCACCTCTTCTCCCACTGTCACCACTGTCCCCAACCCCTCctctgctcccactgccacCCACAGCACTGTCACCCCCATCGATTCCACCTCTTCTCCCACTGTCACCCCCTTTCCCAAACCCTCCTGTGCTCACActgccacccctgtccccaacccttcctctgctcccactgccacCCACAGCACTGTCACCACTGTCCCCAACCCCTCctctgctcccactgccacCCACAGCACTGTCACCTCCCTCCCCAATTCCACCTCTTCTCCCACTGTCACCCCTGTCCCTCACTCCCCCTCCACCCCAGATGCCACCCCAGCCCCAGTTCCCAGCTccaccccaattcccagttccaCCCCAACTCCCAGTTCCACCCCAACTCCCAGTTCCACCTCAATTCCCAGCTCCACCCCAATGCCCAGTTCTACCCCAGTTCCCAGCTCCACCCCAATTTCCAGTTCCACCCCAATTTCCAGCTCTACCCCAATTCCCAGCTCCACCCCAATTCCCAGCTCCACCCCAGTGCCCAGTTCTACCCCAATTTCCAGCTCCACCCCAATTCCCAGCTCCACCCCAATTCCCAGCTCCACCCCAATTCCCAGCTCCACCCCAATTTCCAGCTCTACCCCAATTCCCAGCTccaccccaattcccagttccaccccaattcccagttctaccccaattcccagttccaccccaattcccagttccaCCCCAATTCCCAGCTCCACCCCAATTCCCAGCTCCACCCCAGTGCCCAGTTCTACCCCAATTTCCAGTTCCACCCCAATTTCCAGCTccaccccaattcccagttccaccccagttcccagctccaccccagttcccagttccaccccaattcccagttccaCCCCAACTCCCAGCTCCACCCCAGTTCCCAGCTCCACCATCCCCACCCAAACAAGCCTTGGCTCCTCCACAGCTGTGccgtgccagcccagctcccctccagacccttccaaCCCTTCCTCCAGCCCCAAAACCACACCTGGGAGCGTTCCAGAGCCACCAGATACAACCTCCAACGGCTACATCACCCTGAAGCCTGCGCCTG GATCGGgatccaggctctgctcctgcctcgcTCTCCTGCTGGCAGCCACCGTGGGCACCATCCTGCTGGGGGggctgccctga